One window from the genome of Mucilaginibacter ginsenosidivorans encodes:
- a CDS encoding sensor histidine kinase: protein MKRIYFSFLLLQIFSVKSFSQTPVVFKGDNLIIGNHVSILEDPHNHLPFQDARIATGYVPSKSEVPNLNLSKSYFWLKFSVKNMSPENHLLLSIDYPTLDLCEFYSFYGNKYMVQQFNDTVPFNNRKYKHQNFIFDIYLPQNTTGTFYLRVGSSEQMVLPLILGTPQKIAESMLTHDLVWGVLIGLIMVMILYNLFIFISTKDRSYLYYVLYTTFIGFTQTSLSGYTYHFIFYDNPVLFNKGLIIFPALAGISAVFFVSLFLHTRERTPKLHKVLPLIIILYVAAIILRIFGFDHISYRMIDISALACTLVIFSAAIIISLQGFRPARLFLLAWTIFLIGIVLFVLRNLGVLPYNNFTNYTMQVGTALEITLLSLALADKINIFKAEKERSQQETVNALMENERIIKEQNVILELKVNERTVELSESNQELNSALENLKAAQTQLVESEKMASLGQLTAGIAHEINNPINFVTSNISPLKRDIEMVLEALNVIENVGVSDSSAADKLKQIKEYKEELDFDYLTTEITHLIKGINDGASRTAEIVRGLRFFSRLDEDNLKEADINEGLESTMAIANNLLNNKIKIIKEFADLPRVECYPGKLNQVFLNIITNAVYAIQKRFGKNAGGEIIINTSFDEKNISIKIKDNGTGMDAQTQKKVFEPFFTTKDVGEGTGLGMSIAYNIVKKHNGTINVNSVQGEGTEFILQIPTNFTE from the coding sequence ATGAAACGAATTTATTTTTCCTTTTTATTGCTTCAAATATTTTCAGTAAAATCATTTTCGCAAACCCCTGTCGTATTTAAAGGGGACAATTTGATTATTGGTAATCATGTTTCCATCCTGGAAGATCCCCATAATCATCTGCCTTTCCAGGACGCAAGGATAGCTACGGGCTATGTACCCTCAAAAAGCGAAGTGCCTAATTTAAATTTAAGCAAGTCTTATTTCTGGCTCAAATTCTCGGTAAAAAATATGAGTCCGGAAAATCATCTTTTGCTATCTATAGATTATCCTACACTGGATTTGTGTGAATTTTATTCTTTTTATGGTAATAAATACATGGTCCAACAATTCAACGATACTGTACCATTCAATAACAGGAAATACAAGCATCAAAACTTTATATTTGATATTTACCTTCCCCAAAATACTACCGGAACCTTTTATCTGAGAGTAGGCAGCAGCGAACAGATGGTTTTGCCCCTCATCCTGGGGACCCCCCAAAAAATAGCGGAATCGATGCTTACCCACGACCTTGTGTGGGGTGTTTTGATCGGCCTTATTATGGTGATGATACTATATAACCTGTTTATTTTTATCTCGACAAAGGACCGAAGCTATCTGTATTACGTTTTATATACTACGTTTATCGGTTTTACACAAACGTCGCTATCGGGTTATACTTATCATTTTATTTTCTACGATAATCCTGTTCTATTTAATAAAGGATTGATCATATTTCCGGCACTGGCGGGTATCTCTGCAGTATTCTTTGTGAGTTTATTTCTCCATACCAGGGAACGTACCCCAAAGCTTCATAAAGTCCTTCCGCTAATTATTATATTATATGTTGCGGCGATTATTCTGAGAATATTTGGTTTCGATCATATCAGTTACAGAATGATTGACATTTCTGCGTTGGCCTGTACGCTTGTGATTTTCTCGGCTGCAATAATAATTTCATTACAGGGATTCAGGCCTGCCCGGCTTTTTTTATTGGCGTGGACCATATTCCTGATCGGTATCGTGTTGTTTGTATTACGTAATCTGGGTGTGCTGCCTTATAACAACTTCACAAATTATACTATGCAGGTTGGTACGGCCCTTGAAATTACCTTATTGTCGCTGGCGCTGGCGGATAAAATAAACATATTCAAGGCAGAGAAAGAGCGATCGCAGCAGGAGACCGTGAATGCTTTAATGGAAAACGAACGGATCATTAAAGAGCAAAACGTGATCTTGGAGTTAAAAGTAAACGAACGCACCGTCGAATTAAGTGAATCGAACCAGGAATTGAACAGCGCGCTTGAAAATCTGAAAGCGGCACAAACCCAATTGGTCGAATCTGAAAAAATGGCATCCCTGGGTCAATTGACGGCAGGCATAGCCCATGAGATCAATAATCCAATAAATTTTGTGACTTCGAACATCAGCCCTTTAAAACGGGACATTGAAATGGTACTGGAGGCGCTAAACGTTATTGAGAATGTGGGGGTATCAGATTCTTCAGCTGCAGATAAACTAAAACAGATAAAAGAGTATAAAGAAGAATTAGACTTTGACTACCTCACAACAGAGATCACGCATCTTATAAAAGGGATCAATGATGGTGCTTCGAGGACCGCCGAAATAGTAAGGGGGCTGAGATTCTTTTCGCGATTGGATGAGGACAATCTCAAAGAAGCCGATATTAATGAAGGGTTGGAATCAACAATGGCTATAGCCAATAATTTGCTAAACAATAAAATAAAAATAATCAAAGAATTCGCCGATCTGCCCAGAGTGGAATGTTACCCGGGGAAATTAAACCAGGTGTTTTTAAATATTATCACAAATGCTGTTTATGCCATACAAAAACGTTTTGGGAAAAACGCGGGTGGTGAAATAATCATCAACACAAGCTTCGATGAAAAGAATATTTCTATAAAAATAAAAGATAATGGAACGGGAATGGATGCTCAAACACAAAAAAAAGTATTTGAGCCCTTTTTTACGACCAAAGACGTGGGAGAAGGTACCGGTTTGGGCATGTCCATTGCCTATAATATAGTAAAGAAACATAATGGAACAATAAATGTTAACAGTGTACAAGGTGAGGGAACCGAATTTATTTTACAAATACCCACCAACTTCACAGAGTAA
- a CDS encoding Rv1355c family protein: protein MKAAAEDKLIYTPEFFRLNIPAEKKAFDDLRTANKHLFEHDEIYSQLRELIKSQNPSVRIKNDEYESRITNHLGGAAIREYGVWVYYPWSRRLIHLLDEDEFIEVRTNRNQYKITKDERSILGKKKIGIVGLSVGHSIALTLSMERGFGELRLADFDTLELSNLNRIKTGLHNMGIPKVVIAAREIAEIDPFLNVRCFFDGLTEANMDAFFTGNGKLDLLVDECDGLDIKIISRLKARELKIPVVMDTSDRGMLDVERFDLEPDRPILHGTVQSVNPETIKELTNEEKIPVILQMLGVENLSLRAKASMVEVEQSINTWPQLGSSVTLGGAVGADVCRRILLDQFHQSGRYYIDLEELIPEKGEKAQQSAAPVNPFYPLSDEAMRVLINGSQFEKITNCIIPEPETIRKLIHSACAAPSTGNDQPWKWLYDKGTLYLFHDEYRSFSFGDFQKMASFISLGAAYENLYIAALALGIEPILQFLPNRSSEKLVAAINFRQIYNTDESFFLRPLSKKIYERATNRNSAPKVTIPLSTLNILGQFAESMADAKVLWFTDEDDLAIFAKIIGACDRIRLLNKAGHYDFVHREMRWTKEDADSSKDGIDIRTLGLSNSQLAALSVIKDENVINALKGFDGGRAFDMLAKQTVANASALCMITLPEYNLRNFFEGGRSMERLWLAATDLNLAVHPLISPFYLFPRITHSDGEGLDPESIIELNELRDKFVKLTGLDDNRAEIFLTKIAVAPKPVVKTQRLPIEKVLTIIEH from the coding sequence ATGAAAGCAGCTGCCGAAGACAAGCTTATTTATACTCCGGAATTTTTCAGGCTAAATATTCCTGCTGAAAAAAAAGCCTTCGACGATTTACGTACAGCAAATAAGCATTTGTTTGAGCACGACGAGATTTATAGCCAGTTGCGGGAACTTATTAAGAGTCAAAACCCTTCCGTTAGAATAAAGAATGATGAATACGAAAGCCGGATCACTAACCATTTGGGAGGTGCTGCCATTAGGGAGTATGGGGTATGGGTTTATTATCCATGGAGCCGGCGCCTTATTCACTTACTGGACGAGGACGAATTCATCGAAGTTCGCACCAACAGAAACCAGTATAAGATAACAAAAGATGAAAGGAGCATACTCGGCAAAAAGAAGATCGGCATTGTTGGTCTCTCGGTTGGGCACTCCATCGCGCTTACGTTGTCGATGGAACGCGGATTCGGGGAATTGCGATTGGCGGATTTCGACACGCTTGAATTGAGTAATTTAAATCGGATAAAGACAGGGCTTCATAATATGGGCATCCCCAAAGTCGTGATAGCAGCCAGGGAAATAGCAGAAATTGACCCCTTTCTGAACGTACGTTGTTTTTTTGACGGGTTAACAGAAGCCAATATGGATGCTTTTTTTACTGGTAACGGTAAACTTGATCTGCTGGTTGACGAATGTGATGGTTTAGATATTAAAATAATATCGAGGCTTAAGGCACGGGAATTGAAAATACCTGTGGTAATGGATACCAGTGACCGCGGTATGCTTGATGTTGAACGTTTTGATCTGGAGCCAGACCGGCCTATTTTACACGGAACGGTACAAAGCGTTAATCCTGAAACGATAAAAGAATTGACAAATGAAGAAAAGATACCGGTTATTTTACAAATGCTGGGGGTCGAAAACCTTTCTTTACGCGCCAAAGCCTCTATGGTGGAAGTGGAACAGTCGATCAATACCTGGCCGCAACTTGGCAGTTCAGTAACTCTGGGGGGAGCCGTTGGAGCAGATGTCTGCCGGCGCATCCTGCTGGATCAGTTTCATCAATCTGGCAGGTATTATATTGATCTTGAAGAACTTATTCCTGAAAAAGGAGAAAAAGCTCAGCAATCGGCTGCCCCGGTAAATCCGTTTTATCCGTTGTCCGACGAGGCGATGAGGGTTTTGATTAATGGATCACAATTTGAAAAAATAACTAATTGCATAATTCCCGAACCTGAAACAATACGGAAACTTATACATTCGGCGTGTGCTGCTCCTTCAACAGGTAATGACCAACCGTGGAAATGGTTATATGACAAGGGTACGTTGTATCTTTTTCACGATGAATACCGCTCTTTTTCTTTTGGTGATTTTCAAAAGATGGCGTCGTTTATTAGCCTGGGGGCAGCCTATGAAAACTTATATATTGCTGCACTCGCCTTAGGAATCGAACCAATTCTGCAATTTTTGCCTAATAGATCAAGTGAAAAACTGGTGGCAGCGATTAACTTCCGGCAGATTTACAATACTGATGAGTCGTTTTTTTTGAGGCCCTTAAGTAAAAAAATATATGAGCGGGCCACCAACAGGAACTCAGCCCCGAAAGTAACTATTCCATTGAGTACATTGAATATCTTAGGCCAGTTTGCGGAATCAATGGCCGATGCAAAAGTGCTGTGGTTTACAGATGAGGACGACCTGGCCATATTTGCAAAGATCATTGGCGCTTGCGACAGGATAAGGCTGTTAAATAAAGCGGGGCATTACGATTTTGTCCATAGGGAGATGCGTTGGACAAAGGAAGATGCAGATAGTTCAAAAGATGGCATTGATATCAGGACATTGGGCCTCAGTAATTCTCAATTGGCTGCACTTAGCGTTATAAAGGATGAAAATGTGATCAATGCGTTAAAAGGCTTTGACGGGGGGCGCGCATTTGATATGCTTGCCAAACAAACCGTAGCTAATGCGTCTGCCCTTTGTATGATCACATTGCCGGAGTATAATTTAAGGAACTTCTTTGAGGGTGGTCGCTCTATGGAAAGGCTCTGGCTGGCTGCGACAGATCTTAACCTGGCTGTTCATCCGTTAATATCGCCCTTTTACCTTTTCCCGAGAATTACGCATAGTGATGGGGAAGGGTTAGATCCTGAAAGCATCATTGAATTAAACGAATTAAGAGACAAATTCGTCAAATTAACCGGGCTTGATGATAACCGCGCCGAGATATTTCTGACAAAAATTGCTGTAGCACCAAAGCCGGTGGTGAAAACACAAAGATTACCAATTGAAAAAGTATTGACTATAATAGAACATTAG
- a CDS encoding VOC family protein, which produces MKAINPWINFNGNAEEAFTFYKSVFGGEFAKIIRFGDLASDEFPVAENEANKIMRIALPIGKNNVLIANDVPAFLGRVDENENRSKIAVSADSREEAEKVFNGLSAGGNVEMSIDDSPWGTYAGMFRDKYGIEWIVEFDPKL; this is translated from the coding sequence ATGAAAGCAATTAACCCCTGGATCAACTTCAACGGAAATGCGGAAGAAGCATTCACTTTTTACAAATCAGTTTTCGGCGGCGAGTTCGCCAAGATCATTCGTTTTGGCGACCTGGCGAGCGATGAATTTCCGGTGGCCGAAAATGAAGCCAACAAAATAATGCGCATTGCCTTACCTATCGGCAAAAACAATGTGTTAATAGCCAACGACGTCCCCGCATTTTTGGGGCGGGTAGATGAAAACGAAAACCGGTCGAAAATTGCCGTTAGTGCCGACAGCCGTGAAGAAGCCGAAAAAGTATTCAATGGCCTATCGGCAGGCGGAAACGTTGAAATGTCTATTGACGATAGCCCCTGGGGTACCTACGCCGGCATGTTCAGAGACAAATACGGTATTGAATGGATTGTGGAATTTGACCCTAAATTATGA
- a CDS encoding SRPBCC family protein, which produces MNNDLLFDFNVDKTAKMVYITREFDAGQSLVWDAFTKAELLDQWGAPAPMRAKTKYMNFEVGGRRFYAMITPDGEERWSVQEFTSITPKTNFKMYNAFSDKDENRELPGSEWDHNFSEKNGITRVDITIYNESFERLERLLEGFKIGFTMTLKNLEELLATLSQK; this is translated from the coding sequence ATGAACAACGATTTGCTATTTGATTTTAACGTTGACAAAACCGCGAAAATGGTTTATATAACCAGGGAGTTTGATGCCGGGCAATCTTTAGTATGGGATGCCTTTACCAAAGCCGAGCTATTGGATCAATGGGGGGCGCCTGCACCTATGCGCGCAAAAACCAAGTATATGAATTTTGAAGTAGGCGGGCGGCGATTTTATGCGATGATAACCCCGGATGGGGAGGAGCGGTGGTCGGTGCAGGAATTTACTTCTATTACACCGAAGACTAATTTTAAGATGTACAATGCGTTTTCAGACAAAGACGAAAACCGTGAACTGCCGGGTTCTGAATGGGATCACAATTTCAGCGAAAAAAATGGTATAACCAGGGTTGACATTACGATTTATAACGAATCGTTTGAGCGATTGGAAAGATTACTGGAGGGCTTCAAAATAGGCTTCACCATGACATTGAAAAACCTGGAGGAATTATTGGCCACTTTATCTCAGAAATAA
- a CDS encoding ArsR/SmtB family transcription factor, with protein MKQDIFQAISDPTRRAILTLIAIQALTPNAMAEKFAMTRQAVSKHIKVLHECELIKPEHSGREIYYHLNAKKMQEFDHWLAQFRQNWQTQFNQLDQLLTTIKEQKQ; from the coding sequence ATGAAACAAGATATATTCCAGGCTATATCAGACCCAACACGCAGGGCTATTTTAACGTTGATCGCTATCCAGGCATTGACACCAAATGCAATGGCGGAAAAATTTGCTATGACCCGTCAGGCGGTGTCAAAACATATTAAAGTATTGCACGAGTGCGAATTGATAAAGCCTGAGCATAGCGGCAGGGAGATATATTATCACCTGAATGCAAAAAAAATGCAGGAGTTTGACCATTGGCTGGCCCAGTTCAGGCAAAACTGGCAAACTCAATTTAACCAACTCGATCAATTATTAACAACAATTAAAGAACAAAAACAATGA